Genomic DNA from Armatimonadota bacterium:
CCTACCCCTCCCGCCCGGCCCTCCGCTTCTCCCAGAGGTCCCGGTCGGAGCCAGCCCCAAAGCCTCCCCGCAGCCCCGGCTACGTAGGAAAGGGCCGCTCCCGGGCGCAACAGGACGATGGAACCCACCGCGCCCCCGAGGGGCCGGGCTAGCATGTACAGCGAGAAGAGAATCGGGCAGCGGTGCTTCCGCAGGACCCGGCCGATTCCCTTCCCGTACCGGTACAGCCGCCCGGCAAGAGCCAAGCTCGGCTCCCGCCTCGGGTGGATCACGTAGAGACTGGGTTCGTACCAGATCCGCGCCCCCAGCTGCAGTGCCCGAAGCACGTAGTCGAGTTCTTCCCCAGATCCCCAGGCAGAGCCAACTCCCAGATGCTCGTCAAACAGGCCCACCTTCTCGACCACCCGCTTCCGGACAAACAGCCCATACGCCACGCAGCGAAACCACACATTCCGGTGTCCGATCCATCCCGCCGTCCTGTGCCACCGCCCTCCCGACGCTCTTCCTTTCGCATCCACGGAACGCACGCTGAGCCCATCCCAGTCCGGGTGCTCCCGCAGGAACCCCGCCACCCGTCTCAAAAGCCAGGGCGGATACCGGCAGTCATCGTCCGGAAAAGCCACGACCTCCCCTCGTGCCACCTCGAGTCCGGCGTTCCGCGCCCGGGCAAGCCCCCTCTCGTTCCTCTTTCGGATGTACCTGATCTTCACAGTTCCAGCGTAGGTTTCCAGCCGTCCCTCCAATCCGTCCTCTGCGCCCTGATCCACCACGATGACTTCCACATCCGCCCATCGGTTGGCTTTTACGGATTCCAGAAACTGCTCCACCTCGTGCTGTCGGTCTCGGGTGGCCAGAATCAGGGAGAACATCATCGGCCGATCTGCTCGTCCTAGCGGGTCTTCTTCAGGACGCCCTCGTAGACGGCCAAAAGCCTTCGAGCCACTTCCTTCCAGGAAAGTCGTCAGGGAGGACCTGTATATCGGATGTCCCCGGGCGATCGCCAATTCCGCAGGAGGTTGCCTGGCTCAGGAACAGCATGTGCGTCGTACAAGGTCGCTTGAATTCCCGAATTTCGCTGTGTTCACCGTATGATCTTTTGATCGCGCCACAATGATGGTTATCCCGCTTTCTTTGGTTATCCAGTCCTCCGGGCTTAGGACCACATCGAGATCCAAAGAGCTCGACACGGATCTCGGCAAATACCACCGGCTTACCCATCGTGGCCATAGGATCTCTTCTCGCCACCTTTCCCAAGCATAGAACACGCTGTATCCAAATTGGCTCAACAAGCGACTCAGTTGTTTACACCCCACGGGCCCGATGAAAGCAGGGTGGACTTCCATGGCGATGACGGGGCCGAAGGTATCTAGGATTTTTCTTCCTCCTTCGAGGACCTCAAGCTCCGCACCTTCCACATCCATGCGGATCATATCCACCCGGGGCTCATTCGCCAAAATCTGATCTAAAGGACGAACCTCTAC
This window encodes:
- a CDS encoding WecB/TagA/CpsF family glycosyltransferase → MMFSLILATRDRQHEVEQFLESVKANRWADVEVIVVDQGAEDGLEGRLETYAGTVKIRYIRKRNERGLARARNAGLEVARGEVVAFPDDDCRYPPWLLRRVAGFLREHPDWDGLSVRSVDAKGRASGGRWHRTAGWIGHRNVWFRCVAYGLFVRKRVVEKVGLFDEHLGVGSAWGSGEELDYVLRALQLGARIWYEPSLYVIHPRREPSLALAGRLYRYGKGIGRVLRKHRCPILFSLYMLARPLGGAVGSIVLLRPGAALSYVAGAAGRLWGWLRPGPLGEAEGRAGGVGVDLLREKLAPYRMAEVLELVAQILSSPKRGYIVTPNVDHVVRYHRDPEFRGAVDGAWLRLADGMPVVWASRLLGRPLPERVAGSDLLPELCRLAAERGYSVFLLGGREGVARRAAEKLKNQFGGLKVAGTYTPVEGFAQDPQDQEAAVEAVNRATPDILFVGLGSPAQELWVYRNWTRLWVKVAVCCGAALDYAAGRKPRAPRWMRRVGLEWLWRLVHEPRRLWRRYLVDDFAFFGIVLRAVWEERTRRRA